The window TTAGATTTAGGTtgtattgtcacatgtagtcaaGTATAGGCTAcgagagtacagtgaaaagtatataatgtcaccacacaaaGCACCACCTTAGGAACAaagtatcttgttacaaaatcttagttacagaactagaaaaataaagaaataagttaaaatgtcaaacattacagtcctttcttaagcctgTAGATGCTCCAGACTGGACTTTCCCCAAGAGGGCTCATTCTCCCACACGCTGCGCGTGATTTCACTCACACTGGGCGAAGACCCACCTGGGTGCACCAGGCTTCACCGCCGCTCGCAAGACTTCAGCCCTGACCTCTGTATTACCAATCACTGCCACTGCCACCATCCCTTATGGCTGACTGCCTCTCCTACCATGCTTCGTCACCAAGCTACTGCCACCAACTGGTATCGCGCCGTGCCCTAGCCACTCCCACGCTTTGTTGCTGCCACTGCCTCCACAGCCTCCAAAAGGGAAGTAGGAAACACTACAAACTAAAAATAACGActgaaaagagaagaaaaacaaatgaaagtGGGTGAAATGGATGAGATCCAGTCTCAGGCGCCCAGGCACTGCCTACTCCATGCCGCATCTTGAAACATTTCAAATTACCAGACCCGTTCATGGCTCATTCAGTCAAAAACAGGAATAAATTCATTTACAAACACTAATGAACCTCTTAACTCATGCTGTCATAATCAGGTTCAGAGAGACTAAAGGTTTTAGTTAGGACTAAGGCAGAAACAGTGATGGTGAAAGTGCAACCACACAAATCAACAGCTGCAGAAATGTTGCGTTGAACAGAGGGCCAGCGGTAGACCGGTAGGATTTTGAAACTACCACTGTGGGTGAAATGGGAGGGAATATTTTCCTGGGGCAGATACAGAAGGAGGGTGCGTGCATGTAACTTTATCAATGAGGCAGAACAAAGTGAGAAGGTTGTGAAAATTTATGTGATACTCAGCAATACCAATAGAAGATTGGCATTCAAAGGCAAAAGAATTATGCTAAATCTTTATGAAATGCCGTTTCGACTTGTCTGTAAGTATTGTGTTCACtgctgggcaccacaccttagaaaGTATGTTAAAGTCTTAGTGAGTATGTGCAGGAAGGATTGACTGGAATGGTCCAAGAAATGAGGGCCTTCcattatgtggtgagtctggagAGTTGTGGTTGTTCTTTAAAGAAGAATAGGATATTTAATAGAAATGTTAAAATTACTAATGGTTTTGATAGAGTAAAAAAGTAACATCTGTATATCGTGGTGAAAAGGTTGGGAATCAAGGCGACAGATTTAGTGCGATTAGCAAAGGACCCAGAGCAAGCATATTTTTTATATCTCCAGTTGTTGTGATCTGGAGTGCTCTTTCTGAAAGGGTCATAAGACATATTCAGCCGTAAATTCAAAAAGTTCAGCTTGAAGGAAACACCTGGCAGGATCGTGAAGAAAGAACTAAGGATTAGGTAGCTCTACCAAAAACCAAACCAAATGGCTTCATTCTCCACAGTGCCTTTCTTTGGCTGTATGGTGAGGACAGTCTAATCTTTGCACAACCAGAGGATTGATATCTGGAATGGACTCACCAGGGTAAGGCTAAAGGCAAAAGAAAAAGAGTTAAGCAGGTGCACTTGACAAACTGTCTGGTACTATGAaaggattggggtgggggggaacgtTGAATGATCTCCTACTTCTTCAACTGTGACAGGAAATATCCAGTTGTTTTGGGGATTTTGGCCCTGAGAGTTACACTTGTTGAGCAAAGAGCTCAATAGCCATGGGAAAATAAATCTTAAAAGCTATGCCTTCTATCTGCTGCCCACACCCAGTGCTTGAATTGTTTTAAACAGGTATACTGTTCCAGCAACTGTTGTACAAATACAAGGTAATGCTTTTATTGATACGAACTGTGCTTGTTTCTACATTCAGGTTCAAAATAGCGCTGTCGTCTCTGATGCTGTTAACCCAAAGAGTAACATCAACGTCATTGGACATTCATGAGGGCAAAATCAAGATCCCAGCTCAAATAATACAGCAACATCGCTTTGACACTGAAATTCTCTCTTATTCATTCCCATTCTTCAGCTACATGATATATTTCCCTACACTGCTTGGAGGGCCTCTGTGTTCTTTTCAAATGTACAAGATTCACATGGAAAACCTTAAGAAGTCTGATCAGAAAAGCATTGCCAAACCCTTGTGGTCTTTCTTTTACAAGTGCATCCTATTTTTTGTGTTGAATATGCTGAGAGTGTCTGTAAGGAATTGTGTTAGTGTTATTAAACATAGTGACAAAAGATCCCTTCAATGGGATGTTCCTAATGATATTTTCATGATTTGGGCAACAGCTTTGATGTTCAAATTAGCATATTACTCTCAATGGCTTCTCAGTGAATCTCTTAACAATCTAGTTGGCCTGGGGTTGGAAAATGGCAGCAATCAACAGTCTGCCCTCTCAGACACTGATATCTGGACACTAGAGACAACTAATAAGATATCTGAGTTTGTTCGAGTATGGAACAAAACCACAGCTGGTTGGCTAAGGAGAATGGTGTTTCAACGTAGCAAACTTCAGCCTTTTATATCAACATTTGCGTTTTCAGCTTGGTGGCATGGCCTTCACCCAGCCCAGGTCTTTGGATTTACCTTGTGTGCTGCCACTGTAAAAGTGGACTATCGAGTTCACCAATATATGGGCCCACTCACTGCACAGTCAAGGCTTCTAAGACTATTCTACAAAGTCATGACGTGGATGCAAACTCAACTAGTAATTGCATACATTTTAGTAGCTGTGGAGTTGAGGACCTTTTCTTGTGTGCTGGAGATGTGCAAGTCTGTCTGTGCTGTCAGCCCATTAGTGTATGTACTGATGCTAATAGGTATGCCAAACAAGCCAAGTAAAAATTAAAAAGTTTACCATGTACACTGTGTTCCTTTCATCTAATTAATGTGGTATCACGTGATTTTCAAATCATTTGGTCTTATCATAAATGTTTGAAGAATATGGATGTTCTTGTGAATTAAAAACACTAATGTGCCAGTCTTCCTAGTCTGTTCAGCAAGTTGGCATGTTAGATGTGCTCCTAGTGGCAAcaggggtggagggggtgaggtaGGTGCACAGATTCCTCCTGACCCAGTGAGCCTTGGAATGTACACATTAGTATCTCTGCCTATGCTTTTCCACAGTCCAGGCATCCATTTCCCCAGCCTGGGGTATCAATTCATCCAAACGGCCACCTTTTAAACAGATCTAATCCCCTAACA of the Stegostoma tigrinum isolate sSteTig4 chromosome 3, sSteTig4.hap1, whole genome shotgun sequence genome contains:
- the mboat4 gene encoding ghrelin O-acyltransferase, with amino-acid sequence MDLEFLQSELDYYPVTIYQFLSAPFALAFYYFSITGYLHLTARYVFLTFGGLLLAIVSMGPYAVIVLIPAVFAVVFIHSLQPRIVHKWTFLTQMTWQTLCHFWLHYKEYYLQETTDIKFKIALSSLMLLTQRVTSTSLDIHEGKIKIPAQIIQQHRFDTEILSYSFPFFSYMIYFPTLLGGPLCSFQMYKIHMENLKKSDQKSIAKPLWSFFYKCILFFVLNMLRVSVRNCVSVIKHSDKRSLQWDVPNDIFMIWATALMFKLAYYSQWLLSESLNNLVGLGLENGSNQQSALSDTDIWTLETTNKISEFVRVWNKTTAGWLRRMVFQRSKLQPFISTFAFSAWWHGLHPAQVFGFTLCAATVKVDYRVHQYMGPLTAQSRLLRLFYKVMTWMQTQLVIAYILVAVELRTFSCVLEMCKSVCAVSPLVYVLMLIGMPNKPSKN